One window from the genome of Salvia miltiorrhiza cultivar Shanhuang (shh) chromosome 7, IMPLAD_Smil_shh, whole genome shotgun sequence encodes:
- the LOC130992595 gene encoding uncharacterized protein LOC130992595: MEIDKAIRESDDTRLKTKYNNAVYVIQRALALYSVEEVAFSFNGGKDSTVLLHLLRAGHYLHKVGKNPSAADTEITFPIRTIYFESSSAFPEINSFTYDIASIYNLQMDIIRLDFKSGLEGLLKAHPIRAIFLGVRIGDPTAVGQEQFSPSSPGWPPFMRVNPILDWSYRDVWAFLLTCKVQYCSLYDQGYTSIGSIHDTVPNALLCHSKTKGNEQNYKPAYLLSDGRLERAGRVKKGTFKPSPAVSNGFKHDDSHFKRNFTASVIAVGDEILFGTVEDRMRSILCRKLHSVGWAVSHISVTRNDIDSVADEVERLKSTSDMVFIYGGVGPLPSDLTVAGVAKAFSVRMAPDEEFEEYLRHILGERCTGDRNEMAQLPEGITELLHHEKLRVPLIKCQNVIILTATNASELENEWDCLIELMPSDGLLVITEPFVSKKLATTLSDLDAAQPLSEICCKFPDLHIGAYRESRGGSLIITVKGKDISRISTAADALCNKFGCKEIE; this comes from the exons ATGGAGATCGATAAGGCCATAAGAGAAAGTGATGATACAAGGTTGAAGACAAAGTACAACAATGCCGTCTACGTAATCCAAAGAGCTCTTGCTCTTTACTC TGTTGAAGAGGTTGCCTTCAGCTTCAATGGTGGAAAAGATTCAACT GTTTTGTTGCACCTTCTTAGGGCAGGCCATTATTTGCACAAGGTTGGAAAGAATCCGTCCGCTGCAGATACTGAAATAACATTTCCAATACGGACCATTTATTTTGAGAGTTCTTCGGCTTTCCCTGAAATCAACTCATTCACTTATGACATAGCATCTAT TTATAACTTGCAGATGGACATCATTCGCCTAGATTTCAAGTCAGGCTTGGAGGGCCTTTTAAAAGCACATCCTATTAGAGCTATTTTTCTAGGTGTTCGAATTGGTGATCCAACTGCT GTTGGGCAAGAGCAATTCTCGCCGAGCTCACCTGGATGGCCGCCTTTCATGAGAGTGAATCCCATCTTGGATTGGTCATACAG AGACGTTTGGGCCTTTCTCTTGACTTGCAAGGTTCAATACTGCAGCCTATATGATCAAGG TTACACTTCAATTGGTAGCATTCACGATACAGTTCCTAATGCACTATTGTGCCATAGCAAGACAAAAGGTAACGAACAGAATTACAAACCTGCATATCTGCTTTCCGACGGAAGATTGGAAAGAGCAGGGAGGGTTAAAAAGGGCACTTTTAAGCCATCACCTGCTGTTAGTAATGGCTTTAAGCATGATGACTCACATTTCAAAAGAAATTTTACCGCCTCGGTTATTGCTGTGGGAGATGAAATTCT GTTTGGCACTGTCGAGGATCGGATGAGGTCCATACTGTGTAGAAAGCTCCACTCTGTTGGGTGGGCTGTTTCACATATTTCTGTTACCCGAAATGAT ATTGATTCTGTAGCAGATGAAGTTGAGCGGCTAAAGTCGACAAGTGATATG GTTTTCATATATGGAGGGGTCGGCCCACTGCCCTCAGATCTCACTGTAGCTGGTGTTGCTAAAGCATTCAGTGTCCGGATG GCCCCTGACGAAGAATTTGAAGAATATTTGAGGCATATACTAGGTGAAAGGTGTACGGGAGATAGGAACGAG ATGGCACAGTTGCCCGAAGGCATCACCGAGCTGCTGCATCACGAGAAACTGAGAGTCCCTTTG ATTAAGTGCCAAAATGTGATAATTCTTACTGCGACGAATGCCTCTGAGCTGGAAAATGAGTGGGATTGCTTGATCGAGCTGATGCCATCTGACGGACTTCTAGTAATCACCGAACCATTTGTTTCAAAGAAACTGGCAACAACACTTTCCGAT TTAGATGCTGCTCAGCCTCTGTCTGAAATCTGCTGTAAATTTCCTGACCTCCACATTG GGGCGTATCGCGAATCAAGAGGAGGCTCTTTGATCATAACAGTCAAAGGCAAG GATATATCAAGAATTTCAACAGCTGCTGATGCATTATGCAACAAGTTTGGTTGCAAGGAAATTGAATGA
- the LOC130992583 gene encoding glutamyl-tRNA reductase 1, chloroplastic-like, whose product MAVSSAFVGAKLEALLVSNTASSSMSASAAHVGLPASARARRPALSRRNWGVIRCEAAPDALAQADAAEPINAASFSASASSLSALEQLKTSAADRYTKERSSIVVIGLSIHTAPVEMREKLAIPEAEWPRAISELCGLNHIEEAAVLSTCNRMEIYVVALSRHRGVKEVTEWMSKTSGIPASEICEHRFLLYDQDATQHIFEVSAGLDSLVLGEGQILAQVKQVVKVGQGVVGFGRNISGLFKHAITVGKRVRTETNIAAGAVSVSSAAVELALMKLPEASHSTARMLIVGAGKMGKLVIKHLVAKGCTKMVVVNRSEDRVSAIREEIKDVEIIYKPLTEMLTCTAEADAVFTSTASETPLFLKEHVVDLPPVAPNVGGLRLFVDISVPRNVGACVNDLETARVYNVDDLKEVVAANKEDRLRKAMEAQEIIAEESKQFEAWRDSLETVPTIKKLRAYAERIRGAELEKCLSKMGDEIPKKSRKAVDDLSRGIVNKLLHGPMQHLRCDGSDSRTLSETLENMHALNRMFSLETEISVLEQKIRAKVEQTQK is encoded by the exons TGGCTGTCTCGAGTGCATTTGTGGGTGCGAAGCTCGAAGCTTTACTGGTCAGCAATACGGCGTCGTCGTCGATGTCCGCCTCCGCTGCTCACGTCGGCTTGCCGGCTTCGGCTCGAGCCAGGCGACCGGCGCTGAGCAGGAGGAATTGGGGAGTGATCAGGTGCGAGGCTGCGCCGGACGCTCTGGCTCAAGCCGATGCGGCGGAACCGATCAATGCCGCTTCTTTCTCGGCTTCCGCTTCGAGCTTATCGGCTCTCGAACAGCTCAAGACCTCCGCCGCTGACA GATATACAAAAGAAAGAAGCAGTATTGTAGTGATTGGTCTCAGTATCCACACAGCACCTGTTGAAATGCGTGAGAAGCTCGCTATTCCTGAGGCGGAGTGGCCAAGAGCTATTAGTGAACTGTGTGGTTTGAATCATATTGAAGAAGCTGCTGTTCTGAGTACTTGTAACAGGATGGAAATCTACGTGGTAGCTCTTTCTCGCCACCGAGGGGTTAAAGAAGTCACTGAATGGATGTCCAAG ACTAGTGGAATTCCAGCTTCAGAGATCTGTGAGCACCGTTTTCTACTTTATGATCAAGATGCGACTCAACACATATTTGAAGTGTCAGCTGGACTTGACTCCTTGGTTTTGGGTGAAGGTCAAATCCTGGCTCAAGTGAAGCAAGTAGTTAAAGTTGGGCAGGGAGTAGTGGGCTTTGGACGGAACATAAGTGGTCTCTTCAAACACGCGATCACTGTGGGGAAGAGGGTCAGAACTGAAACAAACATTGCAGCTGGTGCAGTTTCAGTGAGTTCAGCTGCTGTAGAGTTGGCTTTGATGAAACTCCCCGAAGCCTCACATTCCACTGCTCGAATGTTAATTGTTGGAGCAGGAAAAATGGGAAAATTGGTGATCAAACACTTGGTCGCCAAAGGTTGCACAAAGATGGTGGTAGTGAATCGAAGTGAAGACAGAGTTTCTGCCATTCGTGAGGAGATCAAGGATGTTGAGATAATCTACAAACCCCTTACTGAAATGCTAACTTGCACAGCAGAAGCAGATGCAGTTTTTACAAGTACAGCGTCCGAGACTCCATTGTTCCTGAAAGAGCACGTTGTAGACCTTCCACCCGTTGCTCCAAACGTGGGGGGCTTGAGGCTGTTTGTCGACATCTCCGTTCCAAGAAATGTCGGTGCTTGTGTTAATGATCTTGAGACTGCACGAGTGTACAATGTGGATGATCTTAAGGAGGTTGTGGCTGCTAATAAAGAAGACCGTCTACGTAAAGCGATGGAAGCTCAGGAGATCATTGCAGAAGAGTCGAAGCAATTTGAAGCCTGGCGCGATTCACTGGAGACTGTTCCAACCATCAAGAAACTGAGGGCATATGCTGAAAGGATAAGAGGTGCAGAGCTGGAAAAATGCTTGTCGAAGATGGGAGACGAGATTCCCAAGAAATCGAGGAAGGCTGTCGACGACCTTAGCAGAGGCATCGTCAACAAACTTCTACACGGCCCGATGCAACACCTGAGGTGTGACGGGAGTGACAGCCGGACTTTGAGCGAGACGCTAGAGAACATGCATGCTCTTAACAGAATGTTCAGCCTTGAGACTGAGATTTCTGTGTTAGAACAGAAGATTCGAGCTAAGGTGGAGCAAACACAGAAGTAA